In one Pseudarthrobacter sp. NBSH8 genomic region, the following are encoded:
- a CDS encoding GIY-YIG nuclease family protein, translating into MLRCSDGSYYVGSTVNIEMRLAQHQSGEGAAYTRRRRPVELVWIEEFSRVDQAFAREKQVQGWSRAKREALMSGRYGDLPGLSAAPGRPTIP; encoded by the coding sequence ATGCTCCGCTGCTCAGACGGCTCCTACTACGTGGGCAGCACGGTGAATATCGAAATGCGTCTCGCGCAACATCAATCGGGTGAAGGGGCCGCCTACACGCGCCGCCGACGGCCGGTGGAGCTCGTTTGGATTGAAGAGTTCAGCCGTGTTGACCAGGCGTTTGCGCGGGAGAAGCAGGTTCAAGGCTGGAGCCGCGCGAAGCGGGAAGCGCTTATGTCAGGGCGGTACGGCGACTTGCCGGGGCTTTCGGCCGCTCCTGGCAGGCCAACGATTCCGTAG
- a CDS encoding tRNA pseudouridine(38-40) synthase TruA, translating to MNDQKPAAPVLGGGGFLRVRFDLSYDGGPFNGWAVQPGLRTVQGILEEALALLIRRPIRVTVAGRTDAGVHARGQVVHLDLTEAEWLKLPRGHELDPAVAFLRRIRGALSRGLGNLTGAIEVHLVSLAPVGFDARFSALWRRYSYRIADGPALWDPLERYFTLWHQSPLDVDLLNAGAAPLLGLQNFLSYCKPRDGATTIRELQRFEFHRGEDGVIVATVQADAFCHNMVRSLVGSALFVGEGIEEPGWMHERLLAKKRDAKSVLAAPHPLVLEEVAYPSDDEMPARAELTRAVRKH from the coding sequence ATGAACGACCAAAAACCCGCTGCCCCCGTTTTGGGGGGCGGCGGGTTTTTGCGTGTCCGCTTTGATTTATCGTACGACGGCGGCCCCTTCAATGGGTGGGCAGTGCAGCCGGGATTGCGCACCGTCCAAGGGATCCTGGAAGAGGCGCTGGCGTTGTTGATCCGCCGGCCCATCCGGGTCACCGTGGCGGGACGTACCGACGCCGGCGTGCACGCCCGCGGCCAGGTGGTCCACCTGGACCTGACCGAGGCCGAGTGGCTGAAACTGCCGCGCGGGCACGAACTGGATCCCGCTGTCGCGTTCCTAAGGCGGATTCGTGGCGCCCTCAGCCGCGGGCTGGGGAACTTGACGGGGGCTATCGAGGTTCACCTCGTGTCCTTGGCGCCCGTGGGGTTCGATGCCAGGTTCTCCGCGCTGTGGCGGCGGTACAGCTACCGCATCGCTGACGGTCCCGCCCTGTGGGATCCGCTCGAACGGTACTTCACGCTTTGGCACCAAAGCCCCTTGGACGTGGACCTGTTGAACGCCGGCGCCGCGCCGCTGCTTGGGCTGCAGAACTTCCTGTCATACTGCAAGCCGCGGGACGGCGCCACCACCATCCGCGAGCTGCAGCGCTTCGAGTTCCACCGCGGTGAGGACGGAGTCATCGTGGCCACCGTCCAGGCCGACGCGTTCTGCCACAACATGGTTCGCTCACTGGTTGGCTCGGCCCTGTTCGTGGGCGAGGGAATCGAGGAGCCGGGCTGGATGCATGAGCGGTTGCTGGCCAAAAAACGGGACGCGAAGTCCGTCCTGGCCGCCCCGCACCCGCTCGTCCTGGAAGAAGTTGCCTACCCGTCCGACGACGAGATGCCGGCCCGCGCCGAACTGACGAGGGCAGTCCGCAAGCATTGA
- the rplQ gene encoding 50S ribosomal protein L17: MPTPAKGPRLGGGAAHERLMLANLSAALFEHKRITTTVTKAKRLKPYAERLVTFAKRGDLASRRRVLGLISNKGIVHELFTDIAQAVENRNGGYTRITKIGNRKGDNAPMAVIELVLEPVSAKQAVVAEATQAAAKAAPVAEEAPVVEPAETETEAAEVETEAATEEAPAAEEAATEETPAAKKAAKAPAAKNKDENEAK, translated from the coding sequence ATGCCTACCCCCGCTAAGGGTCCGCGCCTCGGAGGCGGAGCGGCTCACGAGCGTCTTATGCTCGCGAACCTGTCCGCCGCACTGTTCGAGCACAAGCGGATCACCACCACGGTGACCAAGGCCAAGCGACTGAAGCCCTACGCCGAGCGTCTGGTGACTTTTGCCAAGCGTGGCGACCTGGCTTCCCGCCGCCGTGTACTCGGCCTGATCAGCAACAAGGGCATCGTCCACGAGCTGTTCACCGACATTGCACAGGCAGTGGAGAACCGCAACGGCGGCTACACCCGCATCACCAAGATCGGTAACCGTAAGGGCGACAACGCTCCCATGGCTGTCATCGAACTGGTTCTCGAGCCGGTTTCCGCCAAGCAGGCTGTTGTGGCCGAGGCTACCCAGGCTGCCGCAAAGGCAGCTCCGGTTGCTGAAGAAGCTCCGGTTGTTGAGCCTGCCGAAACCGAGACCGAAGCTGCTGAAGTTGAGACGGAAGCTGCAACCGAAGAGGCTCCGGCCGCTGAGGAAGCCGCCACCGAAGAAACTCCGGCCGCTAAGAAGGCTGCTAAGGCTCCCGCCGCTAAGAACAAGGACGAGAACGAAGCGAAGTAA
- a CDS encoding DNA-directed RNA polymerase subunit alpha has protein sequence MLIAQRPTLSEEVVSDNRSRFIIEPLEPGFGYTLGNSLRRTLLSSIPGAAVTSIRIDGVLHEFTTVPGVKEDVTEIILNIKSLSVSSEHDEPVVAYLRKQGPGVVTAADIAPPAGVEFHNPDLHIATLNSKGKFELELTIERGRGYVSAAQNKSGDSEIGRIPVDSIYSPVLKVTFRVEATRVEQRTDFDKLIVDVETKQAIAPRDAVASAGTTLVELFGLARELNTAAEGIEIGPSPTDAALAADMALPIEDLDLTVRSYNCLKREGIHTVGELVARSEADLMDIRNFGAKSIDEVKAKLVELGLSLKDSPPGFDLAARAAAIEEDDAAFGDDEL, from the coding sequence GTGCTCATTGCACAGCGCCCCACCCTCTCCGAAGAGGTCGTCTCCGATAACCGCTCGCGTTTCATTATTGAACCGCTGGAACCGGGCTTCGGCTACACCCTCGGAAACTCCCTCCGCCGTACCCTGCTCTCCTCCATCCCCGGTGCCGCTGTAACCAGCATCCGGATCGATGGCGTGCTGCACGAGTTCACCACGGTTCCGGGTGTCAAGGAAGATGTCACTGAGATCATCCTGAACATCAAGAGCCTCTCGGTTTCCTCCGAGCACGACGAGCCGGTTGTGGCTTACCTGCGCAAGCAGGGCCCCGGAGTCGTCACCGCCGCGGACATCGCTCCGCCGGCCGGCGTCGAATTCCACAACCCGGATCTGCACATTGCCACGCTGAACTCGAAGGGCAAGTTCGAACTCGAACTGACCATCGAGCGCGGCCGCGGCTACGTTTCGGCAGCTCAGAACAAGTCCGGCGACTCCGAGATCGGCCGTATCCCGGTCGACTCGATCTACTCGCCGGTCCTGAAGGTTACTTTCCGCGTGGAAGCAACCCGTGTTGAGCAGCGCACCGACTTCGACAAGCTCATTGTCGACGTCGAGACCAAACAGGCCATCGCCCCGCGCGATGCTGTTGCTTCCGCAGGTACCACCCTGGTGGAACTCTTTGGTCTGGCCCGCGAGCTGAACACCGCAGCTGAAGGTATCGAGATTGGCCCGTCGCCGACGGATGCTGCCCTGGCAGCAGACATGGCACTGCCGATCGAGGATCTGGACCTCACCGTCCGTTCCTACAACTGCCTCAAGCGTGAGGGCATCCACACCGTGGGTGAACTTGTTGCACGCTCTGAGGCTGACCTCATGGACATCCGTAACTTCGGTGCGAAGTCCATTGACGAGGTCAAGGCAAAGCTGGTTGAACTGGGCCTGTCCCTCAAGGACTCGCCTCCCGGTTTTGACCTCGCAGCACGCGCCGCAGCAATTGAAGAGGACGACGCCGCTTTCGGCGACGACGAACTCTAA
- the rpsK gene encoding 30S ribosomal protein S11, which translates to MPPKTRGAVRKPRKKDKKNIALGQAHIKSTFNNTIVSITDPNGAVISWASSGEVGFKGSRKSTPFAAQMAAEAAAKRAQEHGMRKVDVFVKGPGSGRETAIRSLQAAGLEVGSIQDVTPAAHNGCRPPKRRRV; encoded by the coding sequence ATGCCCCCGAAGACTCGTGGCGCGGTTCGCAAGCCGCGTAAGAAGGACAAAAAGAATATCGCGCTGGGCCAGGCGCACATCAAGAGCACTTTTAACAACACCATCGTGTCCATCACGGACCCGAACGGCGCTGTTATCTCTTGGGCTTCCTCAGGTGAGGTTGGCTTCAAGGGCTCACGCAAGTCCACCCCGTTCGCAGCCCAGATGGCTGCCGAAGCTGCTGCCAAGCGTGCGCAGGAGCACGGCATGCGCAAGGTTGACGTTTTCGTCAAGGGACCGGGTTCAGGCCGCGAGACCGCAATCCGCTCGCTGCAGGCCGCTGGCCTGGAGGTTGGCTCCATCCAGGACGTCACCCCCGCAGCGCACAACGGCTGCCGTCCGCCGAAGCGCCGCCGCGTCTAA
- the rpsM gene encoding 30S ribosomal protein S13 has product MARLAGVDIPREKRLEIALTYIYGVGKTRAHETLAATGISADVRVKDLTDTQLVELRDYIEGNYKVEGDLRREVAADIRRKVEIGSYEGIRHRKGLPVRGQRTKTNARTRKGPKRTVAGKKKAR; this is encoded by the coding sequence ATGGCTCGTCTCGCTGGCGTAGACATTCCCCGCGAAAAGCGGTTGGAAATTGCGCTTACTTACATCTACGGCGTGGGCAAGACCCGTGCACACGAAACCCTGGCTGCCACTGGCATCAGCGCTGACGTCCGCGTTAAGGACCTCACCGATACCCAGCTGGTAGAACTTCGTGACTACATTGAAGGCAACTACAAGGTTGAGGGTGACCTTCGCCGCGAAGTAGCAGCTGATATCCGCCGCAAGGTTGAAATCGGCAGCTACGAAGGTATTCGCCACCGCAAGGGCCTGCCAGTGCGCGGACAGCGTACGAAGACGAACGCACGTACCCGTAAGGGTCCGAAGCGCACCGTTGCAGGCAAGAAGAAGGCCCGTTAA
- the rpmJ gene encoding 50S ribosomal protein L36, which translates to MKVKPSVKQICEKCKVIRRNGRVMVICENPRHKQRQG; encoded by the coding sequence ATGAAGGTCAAGCCGAGCGTCAAGCAGATCTGCGAAAAGTGCAAAGTGATCCGCCGTAATGGCCGGGTCATGGTGATCTGCGAGAACCCGCGCCACAAGCAGCGCCAGGGCTAA
- the infA gene encoding translation initiation factor IF-1, which produces MAKKDGVIEIEGVVTEALPNAMFRVELTNKHIVLAHISGKMRQHYIRILPEDRVVVELSPYDLTRGRIVYRYK; this is translated from the coding sequence ATGGCCAAGAAGGACGGGGTCATTGAGATCGAAGGCGTTGTGACTGAGGCGCTGCCTAACGCGATGTTTCGCGTTGAGCTGACCAACAAGCACATCGTACTCGCGCACATCTCAGGCAAGATGCGCCAGCACTACATCAGGATTCTCCCTGAGGACCGGGTAGTGGTGGAACTGAGCCCTTATGACCTCACTCGGGGTCGTATCGTCTACCGCTACAAGTAA
- a CDS encoding P1 family peptidase gives MGAITDVPGIRVGHQQKTGDGWLTGVSVVLPPPGTVGSVDVRGGGPGTHETDALDPTTLVSTVDAVVLTGGSAYGLASAHGAQSWCEENGRGFAVPGGVVPIVPAAAIFDLGRGGDFSARPTAEMGYAATVAAAAEKDGHDVGRGSVGAGTGALIGRGQFKGGLGTASVMLENGVVVGALAVVNALGFPVEALPGNPEPSARSVVPPHELPNLASSAREPGSRGPTLDARFRVPDSPSADAGPPALNTTLVVVATNAILDPAECKRTASAAHAGLARALNPSHTLADGDTVFCLATGDVALDRSTETARQVSLITLQSAAADVVRLAILDGIV, from the coding sequence ATGGGAGCCATAACTGATGTGCCGGGGATTCGGGTAGGACACCAGCAGAAGACCGGCGACGGCTGGCTGACAGGCGTAAGCGTGGTCCTGCCGCCGCCGGGGACAGTGGGTTCCGTGGATGTCCGCGGCGGTGGTCCCGGCACTCATGAGACCGACGCGCTCGACCCCACCACGCTGGTGTCCACCGTGGACGCTGTGGTCCTCACCGGCGGCAGTGCCTACGGGCTCGCATCCGCACACGGTGCACAGAGCTGGTGCGAAGAGAACGGCCGGGGCTTCGCCGTCCCCGGGGGAGTGGTGCCGATCGTCCCCGCCGCCGCCATCTTCGACCTGGGCAGGGGCGGCGACTTCTCTGCGCGCCCGACGGCGGAGATGGGCTACGCAGCGACTGTTGCGGCCGCTGCGGAAAAGGACGGGCACGACGTCGGGCGCGGCAGTGTGGGCGCCGGCACCGGAGCTCTCATTGGCCGGGGACAGTTCAAGGGCGGACTGGGTACGGCATCGGTCATGCTCGAGAACGGCGTGGTTGTGGGGGCGCTGGCCGTGGTGAACGCACTGGGGTTTCCCGTGGAGGCACTTCCGGGAAATCCCGAACCCTCCGCGCGCTCGGTCGTGCCGCCCCACGAGCTCCCTAACCTCGCAAGCTCGGCCAGGGAACCCGGCTCGCGTGGGCCCACCTTAGACGCGCGCTTCCGGGTTCCCGATTCCCCGTCAGCGGATGCCGGCCCGCCTGCGTTGAACACAACGCTTGTAGTTGTGGCGACAAACGCCATCCTGGACCCCGCCGAATGCAAGCGGACTGCTTCTGCCGCGCATGCCGGCTTGGCTCGGGCGCTGAACCCTTCGCATACGCTGGCCGACGGGGATACTGTGTTCTGCCTCGCCACTGGAGACGTGGCGCTGGACCGCAGTACTGAAACTGCCCGGCAGGTGAGCCTCATTACCCTGCAGAGCGCGGCAGCCGACGTCGTACGCTTGGCGATCCTGGACGGGATTGTGTAA
- a CDS encoding carbohydrate ABC transporter permease yields the protein MTRQLASTLSTEPPGPPGPPTRRRPKHWSGRARRDFFVFLALALPNLVLIAVFTYRPLISNIYYSTLDWTLGSASATVVGLDNYVTFFSSNDATKVLGTTAVFTLVTVGGSMILGLLIALALNSKVRGTTFARSAVFAPYVLSGVGVGLVWLFIFDPGYGVLAWILRGLGQQSPQWINDPQLSLVMVILVYIWKNLGYCAVVYLAGLQSLPQDVMEAASLDGANGFRRFVSMSIPLLSPTTFFLLITSMLSSLQAFDLIRIMTPLGTGTSTLIYEAYLQAFGAFNRAGYSASISVILFAILLVVTLLQLRFVERKVHYS from the coding sequence ATGACTCGTCAACTCGCCTCCACACTTTCCACAGAGCCGCCTGGCCCTCCTGGCCCGCCAACGCGGCGACGCCCGAAGCACTGGTCCGGCCGGGCCCGGCGGGACTTCTTCGTGTTCCTGGCGTTGGCACTCCCAAACCTCGTACTCATCGCAGTGTTTACCTACCGCCCGCTTATCAGCAATATCTACTACTCGACCCTTGACTGGACCCTGGGTTCGGCGTCGGCAACGGTGGTGGGACTCGACAACTACGTCACCTTCTTCAGCAGCAACGACGCTACCAAAGTGCTCGGCACCACGGCAGTGTTCACACTGGTGACAGTGGGCGGCTCCATGATCCTTGGCCTGCTCATCGCCTTGGCGCTGAACTCCAAGGTCCGCGGCACAACGTTCGCGAGGTCGGCGGTTTTCGCCCCGTACGTGCTGTCCGGCGTGGGGGTGGGCCTGGTCTGGCTGTTCATTTTCGATCCCGGCTACGGTGTGCTGGCCTGGATCCTCCGCGGCCTGGGACAGCAGAGCCCGCAGTGGATCAATGACCCGCAGCTTTCCCTGGTGATGGTCATCCTCGTCTACATCTGGAAAAACCTCGGATACTGCGCCGTGGTCTACCTTGCCGGCCTGCAGTCACTGCCCCAGGACGTTATGGAAGCCGCCTCGCTCGATGGGGCGAACGGATTCAGGCGCTTCGTCAGTATGTCGATCCCGCTGCTGTCACCCACCACCTTTTTCCTGCTCATCACCAGCATGCTGAGCTCCCTTCAGGCCTTCGACCTGATCCGGATAATGACGCCGCTCGGGACTGGCACCAGCACCCTGATCTACGAGGCCTACCTGCAGGCATTCGGGGCCTTCAACAGGGCCGGATACTCCGCCTCAATTTCCGTGATCCTGTTTGCCATCCTGCTGGTGGTCACTCTGCTCCAACTCCGCTTCGTGGAACGAAAGGTGCATTACTCATGA
- a CDS encoding carbohydrate ABC transporter permease, which translates to MSSLSPVNPDPSAPPLVHPEAFVPRERPFSARNLLQTIAGGYIPLFVATMVVFLPLLWMILSSLKQPGEIITTDLQILPDSVNLENYNIAMTTVPFAQFFINSTIVTVVGATVKVLLAILTAYALVFVRFPFKNAIFILILVALMVPPQVSILPNYILIAGMGGKNTLWGIILPGLGTAFGTFLLRQHFLTLPASILESAEIDGAGHWRRLWQIVVPVSVPSIATVALVTVVSEWNEYIWPLIITDRPETMTLPVGLTLLQNSESNASGWGILMAGAVLVIVPILVIFAALQRYIVAGLTQGSVTG; encoded by the coding sequence ATGAGTTCCCTGTCGCCGGTCAACCCCGACCCGAGCGCTCCCCCGCTCGTCCACCCTGAAGCCTTTGTGCCCCGCGAGCGTCCGTTCTCGGCTCGGAACCTGCTCCAGACAATCGCCGGCGGATACATTCCGCTGTTTGTTGCCACGATGGTGGTTTTCCTGCCCCTGCTGTGGATGATCCTGAGTTCCCTCAAACAGCCTGGTGAAATCATCACCACGGACCTGCAGATTCTTCCGGACAGCGTCAACCTGGAGAACTACAACATCGCAATGACCACCGTGCCGTTCGCCCAGTTCTTCATCAACAGCACGATCGTGACCGTGGTTGGCGCCACCGTCAAGGTGCTGCTGGCCATCCTGACCGCTTATGCGCTGGTGTTCGTCCGCTTCCCCTTCAAAAACGCCATCTTCATACTGATTCTCGTGGCCCTGATGGTACCGCCGCAGGTATCCATCCTGCCCAACTACATTCTGATCGCCGGCATGGGCGGCAAAAATACTCTCTGGGGCATCATCCTCCCAGGACTGGGAACCGCATTCGGAACGTTCCTCCTTCGGCAACACTTCCTGACGCTGCCAGCATCGATCCTGGAATCCGCCGAGATTGACGGCGCAGGTCATTGGCGCCGCCTGTGGCAGATCGTGGTCCCGGTCTCGGTTCCTTCCATTGCCACAGTGGCGCTGGTGACGGTTGTCAGTGAATGGAACGAATACATCTGGCCGCTCATCATCACGGACCGCCCGGAAACCATGACCCTGCCGGTCGGCCTGACGCTGCTGCAGAACTCCGAAAGCAACGCCTCCGGCTGGGGCATCCTCATGGCCGGCGCTGTGCTGGTCATCGTACCCATCCTGGTGATCTTCGCAGCACTGCAGCGCTACATCGTTGCCGGCCTCACCCAAGGCAGCGTTACCGGCTGA
- a CDS encoding ABC transporter substrate-binding protein has protein sequence MTTNLDRRHFLGLAGVTASAAALSACGGPDTGGTTAASEAADIDFSGVKPAAKIDFWSNHPGKSQDVEKSIIEKFHAKYPDIKVNLVTAGANYEEIAQKFQTSQAAKSGLPAVVVLSDVWWFRYFTNGSIIPVDGLIKELDIKVDDFRQSLVDDYKYDDRQWALPYGRSTPLFYYNKDHFAAAGLPDRAPATWQEFGEWAPKLKAASGAQYAYIYPALAGYAGWTLQNNLWGWGGGWSTDWEITCDSAESVEALQWAQDSIYKHAWAGVSSKEAADDFSAGLTSSTISSTGSLLGVLKSATFNVGVGFLPGGPKAKSGVCPTGGAGLGIPSGISKEEQLAAGTFLKFMTEPENTAAFSAATGYMPTRTSADMTAVLARTPQIKTAMDQLAVTKVQDRARVFLPGADQEMAKAAAKILTQEGDVKATMTELRATLEGIYTKDVKPKLKA, from the coding sequence ATGACCACGAATCTTGACCGACGGCACTTCCTGGGCCTCGCCGGCGTCACCGCCAGTGCGGCAGCGCTTTCCGCCTGCGGGGGCCCTGACACGGGCGGCACCACGGCAGCAAGCGAAGCGGCGGACATTGATTTCAGCGGCGTCAAGCCGGCCGCGAAGATCGATTTCTGGTCCAACCACCCGGGCAAGTCCCAGGACGTCGAGAAATCCATCATCGAAAAATTCCACGCGAAGTACCCGGACATCAAAGTAAACCTGGTCACGGCCGGAGCGAACTACGAGGAAATCGCGCAGAAGTTCCAGACCTCGCAGGCCGCCAAATCGGGGCTGCCCGCTGTTGTGGTCCTGTCCGATGTCTGGTGGTTCCGCTACTTCACTAACGGCAGCATCATTCCGGTCGACGGACTGATCAAGGAGCTGGACATCAAAGTCGACGATTTCCGACAATCCCTCGTGGACGATTACAAGTACGACGACAGGCAGTGGGCGCTTCCCTACGGGCGCTCTACGCCGTTGTTCTACTACAACAAGGACCACTTTGCTGCCGCAGGCCTGCCGGACCGGGCGCCCGCAACGTGGCAGGAATTTGGCGAGTGGGCCCCGAAGTTGAAAGCGGCCTCCGGTGCACAGTATGCCTACATCTATCCCGCCCTGGCCGGCTACGCAGGCTGGACCCTGCAGAACAACCTTTGGGGCTGGGGCGGCGGCTGGTCAACGGACTGGGAGATCACCTGTGATTCGGCCGAATCGGTGGAAGCTTTGCAGTGGGCCCAGGACTCCATCTATAAGCACGCCTGGGCGGGGGTCTCGTCCAAGGAAGCCGCCGACGATTTCTCGGCCGGTCTGACCTCCTCCACCATCTCCTCGACCGGTTCCCTGCTCGGGGTGCTGAAGTCTGCCACCTTCAACGTTGGCGTAGGTTTCCTTCCTGGCGGCCCCAAAGCGAAAAGCGGAGTTTGCCCCACGGGCGGCGCCGGCCTGGGCATCCCGAGCGGTATCAGCAAGGAGGAACAGCTCGCCGCGGGAACGTTCCTGAAGTTCATGACCGAGCCTGAAAACACGGCGGCATTTTCCGCCGCCACCGGTTACATGCCGACCCGCACCTCCGCCGACATGACGGCGGTGCTGGCCAGAACTCCCCAGATCAAGACCGCCATGGACCAACTTGCCGTAACCAAGGTGCAGGACCGCGCCCGCGTGTTTCTCCCGGGCGCCGACCAGGAGATGGCCAAAGCTGCCGCCAAGATCCTTACCCAGGAAGGCGACGTAAAGGCCACCATGACCGAGCTGAGGGCCACACTCGAGGGAATCTACACCAAGGATGTTAAGCCGAAGCTCAAGGCGTGA
- the map gene encoding type I methionyl aminopeptidase, with protein sequence MAFGQPRIEYKTNAQMRIMHDAGLVLNRALDAAVAAAAPGVTTKQLDDVFAAVLNEAGAKSNFLGYHGFPATICTSVNEEVVHGIPGGKILNDGDIISIDGGAIVDGWHSDSARTVIVGKVDPEDQRLSDVTQAAMWRGIAALATGSHVGDIGAAIDDYVSSVPGKPLGILEDYVGHGIGSEMHMAPDVLNYRTSHRGPKIKPGLCLAIEPMLVRGSIDTAVLEDDWTVVTTDGKRSCQWEHSVAVHEKGIWVLSAPDGGAEHLVPLGVVPIPIP encoded by the coding sequence ATGGCCTTCGGCCAGCCCCGTATCGAATACAAGACCAACGCCCAGATGCGCATCATGCACGACGCCGGGCTGGTGCTGAACCGTGCGCTGGACGCAGCGGTGGCAGCCGCAGCTCCCGGGGTCACAACCAAGCAGCTGGACGACGTCTTCGCCGCAGTGCTGAACGAGGCCGGCGCCAAGTCGAACTTCCTCGGCTACCACGGCTTCCCCGCCACCATCTGCACCTCCGTGAACGAGGAAGTGGTGCACGGCATCCCCGGCGGCAAGATCCTCAACGACGGCGACATCATCTCGATCGACGGCGGCGCGATTGTTGACGGCTGGCACTCCGACTCTGCACGGACCGTCATTGTGGGCAAGGTTGACCCCGAGGACCAGCGGCTCTCCGATGTGACGCAGGCCGCGATGTGGCGCGGCATCGCCGCACTGGCCACGGGCAGCCACGTGGGCGATATCGGCGCGGCCATCGACGACTACGTCTCGTCCGTGCCGGGCAAGCCGCTGGGCATCCTGGAGGACTATGTGGGCCACGGCATCGGCTCCGAAATGCACATGGCCCCGGATGTCCTGAACTACCGCACCAGTCACCGCGGTCCCAAGATCAAGCCCGGACTGTGCCTCGCCATCGAGCCCATGCTGGTCCGCGGCAGCATCGACACCGCCGTGCTGGAGGACGATTGGACTGTGGTGACCACCGACGGCAAGCGCTCGTGCCAATGGGAGCACTCGGTTGCCGTTCACGAGAAGGGGATCTGGGTACTCTCAGCACCCGACGGCGGAGCGGAGCACCTGGTGCCGCTCGGCGTCGTGCCTATTCCGATCCCGTAG
- a CDS encoding adenylate kinase yields MLIIGPPGSGKGTQAERISERLGVVAISTGDIFRANVKGETPLGIEAKKYMDAGDFVPDSVTNKMVRDRLSEPDVENGFLLDGYPRTTAQVDYLDGILANSEEKLDVVLQLTADDEELVARLLGRAKETGRSDDNEAVIRHRLDLYHEQTEAVVAKYAERGILTQVDGIGGIDEVTDRVMQAIKAAQAA; encoded by the coding sequence ATGTTGATTATTGGACCCCCCGGTTCCGGAAAAGGAACGCAAGCGGAACGCATTTCCGAGCGCCTCGGCGTCGTGGCGATTTCCACCGGTGATATCTTCCGCGCCAACGTGAAGGGCGAAACTCCTCTTGGCATCGAAGCCAAGAAGTACATGGACGCAGGGGACTTCGTTCCGGACAGCGTCACCAACAAGATGGTCCGCGACCGCCTCAGCGAGCCGGACGTAGAAAACGGCTTCCTCCTGGACGGCTACCCGCGCACCACGGCGCAGGTGGACTACCTGGACGGTATTCTCGCGAACAGCGAAGAAAAGCTCGACGTCGTCCTGCAGCTCACAGCCGACGACGAAGAACTCGTCGCCCGCCTGCTGGGCCGTGCCAAGGAAACCGGCCGGAGCGACGACAACGAAGCCGTCATCCGCCATCGCCTGGACCTGTACCACGAGCAGACCGAAGCCGTTGTGGCCAAGTATGCCGAACGCGGCATCCTGACCCAGGTTGACGGCATCGGCGGCATCGACGAGGTCACCGACCGCGTGATGCAGGCCATCAAGGCAGCCCAGGCCGCCTAA